In a genomic window of Prosthecobacter sp. SYSU 5D2:
- a CDS encoding autotransporter-associated beta strand repeat-containing protein: MNEEGLQDGPGTWNTTAADRWFNPAAMPPGYQVWNNDQADIAIFGTGTGAAGTVTLESAITAGGLTFNATGSGSYTLSGNVLTLAGTPIINANVAAAISSSLAGVAGMTKTGDGVLTLSGGAANTLTGLTYISGGTLTTAKSSGVTAIAGDVEVATGGTYIWGANNQLADTASITVSGGAITFSSRTETFANYTQTAGGQLGSNTAIVTITGTLAMSGGTPLTLNSRGRWAANAVDLTGFTSTGNAILFGGDGADVVTSLTVGSGGLTMTGQTITLNRTTTAGRRGNELILNGGITSSGLSRISTSGSGVLPDGAVNQLNLGTEIRTWNVLDETTTVSLPTAGTGGINKTGEGILVMGGGVSNTHSGLTTVTEGTLSLSKSAGVDAVGGDILVNGGTLRWLVADQVPDTATITVSSGPTLSFGGRNETFANYVQTGGTGISSSSGNSAIVTITGKATLSGGGAMTTNSGGRMSVNELDATGFSGTVLNIGGNSAARVTTFTIGAGGMTLSGQTISLNPATSESNKGSELILEGSLTATGTNNFNRGSGGFGVAQINLGTEVRQLAINAGTTTMNVPLIGTGGILKTGNGILRLTAASTFTGKTTVSGGRLTLNADGSIAESTWIQLDLDGILDVSALGGGFTYEPASGTPVISGSGTVNGRLNLGGSAQIRPGSTSEAAAIATAGDGIGSLTISGDLAFTPSAPGTMAAFQILNAGSADQIVINGDLTLNGSTFFVVTLDDDYVPASGDGWVLLDWAGLLQANGFSVGENNRSGGNLAGNEGNLDLPDLSPWGLLWDITPLVDGGSLTVTIVPEPGRMLLLALGLMTLATRRRRF; this comes from the coding sequence GTGAACGAAGAAGGGCTGCAAGACGGCCCAGGAACCTGGAATACCACCGCCGCAGACCGGTGGTTCAATCCGGCAGCGATGCCACCTGGCTACCAGGTCTGGAACAATGACCAGGCAGACATTGCCATCTTTGGCACAGGCACGGGTGCCGCCGGGACAGTCACCCTGGAGAGTGCTATCACCGCTGGCGGGCTGACCTTCAATGCCACAGGCTCGGGCAGCTACACGCTCAGCGGCAATGTACTGACCCTGGCCGGAACTCCCATCATTAATGCCAATGTGGCGGCGGCCATCAGCTCTTCCCTCGCAGGAGTGGCGGGCATGACGAAGACGGGCGATGGCGTGCTGACCCTCAGCGGCGGTGCGGCCAATACGCTGACCGGGCTGACTTACATCTCCGGCGGCACGCTGACCACGGCCAAAAGCTCCGGTGTGACGGCCATCGCAGGGGATGTGGAAGTGGCCACGGGCGGCACCTACATCTGGGGGGCGAACAACCAGCTCGCAGACACAGCCTCCATCACCGTCTCCGGCGGAGCGATCACTTTCAGCAGCCGCACCGAGACCTTTGCCAATTACACCCAGACCGCAGGCGGGCAGCTTGGCAGCAATACGGCCATTGTCACCATTACCGGAACCCTGGCCATGTCCGGCGGCACGCCACTGACGCTCAACAGCCGAGGCCGGTGGGCGGCCAATGCGGTGGATCTGACCGGTTTTACCTCCACGGGTAATGCGATCCTTTTTGGTGGCGATGGTGCCGATGTGGTCACCAGCCTCACCGTCGGCAGTGGCGGTCTGACCATGACCGGCCAGACCATTACTCTGAACCGCACCACCACGGCGGGCCGGCGTGGCAATGAGCTGATCCTGAATGGCGGCATCACTTCCTCCGGCCTCAGCCGTATTTCCACCAGCGGCAGCGGGGTGCTGCCTGATGGCGCGGTGAACCAGCTGAACCTGGGCACGGAGATCCGTACCTGGAACGTCCTGGACGAAACGACTACCGTGAGCCTGCCCACGGCCGGGACCGGCGGCATCAACAAGACCGGGGAAGGCATCCTGGTGATGGGAGGCGGAGTTTCGAATACCCATAGCGGCCTAACGACAGTGACCGAAGGAACGCTGAGCCTGAGCAAAAGCGCAGGTGTGGATGCGGTGGGCGGCGACATTTTAGTCAATGGAGGCACCCTGCGCTGGCTGGTTGCGGATCAGGTCCCTGATACCGCCACCATCACGGTCAGTTCCGGCCCGACCCTGAGTTTTGGCGGTCGGAATGAGACTTTTGCCAATTATGTGCAAACAGGCGGGACTGGCATTTCCTCCAGTTCGGGAAATTCCGCCATCGTCACCATCACCGGCAAGGCCACTCTGTCCGGTGGTGGTGCCATGACGACGAACAGCGGCGGACGGATGTCCGTCAATGAACTGGATGCCACAGGCTTTTCCGGTACGGTGCTGAACATCGGCGGCAACAGCGCCGCACGTGTGACCACGTTCACCATCGGTGCCGGAGGCATGACTCTCAGCGGGCAGACTATCTCACTCAACCCCGCCACCAGTGAAAGCAACAAAGGCAGCGAGCTCATCCTCGAAGGAAGCCTCACCGCCACCGGCACCAACAACTTCAACCGCGGCAGCGGTGGTTTTGGGGTGGCCCAGATCAACCTCGGCACTGAAGTGCGTCAGCTCGCCATCAATGCGGGCACCACCACCATGAACGTGCCGCTCATCGGAACGGGGGGCATTTTGAAAACCGGCAACGGTATCCTCCGCCTGACGGCAGCCAGCACTTTTACGGGCAAGACTACCGTCAGTGGCGGCCGCCTGACGCTCAATGCCGACGGCAGCATCGCCGAAAGCACCTGGATCCAGCTGGATTTGGACGGCATTCTGGATGTCAGCGCCCTCGGCGGCGGGTTTACCTATGAGCCAGCCAGTGGCACCCCGGTCATCAGCGGCAGCGGCACGGTGAACGGCAGACTGAACCTGGGCGGCAGCGCCCAAATCCGTCCCGGCAGCACCTCCGAGGCCGCCGCCATTGCCACGGCAGGTGACGGCATCGGGAGTCTGACCATCTCCGGAGACCTCGCCTTCACCCCGTCTGCCCCCGGCACCATGGCCGCCTTTCAAATCCTCAATGCTGGCAGTGCTGATCAGATCGTCATCAACGGCGACCTCACTCTGAATGGCAGCACTTTCTTCGTCGTCACCCTGGATGATGATTATGTCCCCGCCTCTGGTGACGGCTGGGTCCTGCTGGACTGGGCCGGACTGCTCCAGGCAAACGGCTTTTCCGTAGGCGAAAACAACCGCAGCGGCGGCAATCTGGCCGGCAATGAAGGGAATCTCGACCTCCCTGACCTCAGCCCCTGGGGCCTGCTTTGGGACATCACTCCATTGGTTGACGGCGGCTCACTGACGGTGACCATCGTGCCTGAGCCAGGGCGTATGCTTTTGCTGGCCCTGGGCCTGATGACTCTGGCCACCCGGAGGAGGCGCTTTTGA
- a CDS encoding LysM peptidoglycan-binding domain-containing protein: MAAKNTLFHATAVRRLLIQSTVLLLGSALSLSAQTPAQATVEPGMEMAVQWRWTPEPSDAAAWGLSLDAPPAPEPGSPAAAGGSANARPQGPPETTLEYQVVKGDSLYVIARRYGVTVDQLKAFNGMKRDLINIGQTLRIPSLADIQAMAPPPPPPPKVEPGQPVKAVPVPEDEPEVKPLLKRPLPSAASSVARVVLMQAYLDRQGFSAGPIDGTDGPLYDAALRSYETANPGVLTFEMGQVPAVLTQMGGAFIDYQLKREDFRWIAPEPEAPPSRSRTPAPAAPAVTLESLTAGTFLPYRNVWEFVAERFHCSESFLRRINSGLKSPVSAGALFFVPNVIPFEIETALDEPLQPAADPAKPVTATIVSNNRMEIRRSGKLIANLPIAVARPGLRGRGTWKILEAIPRPQMTTLGDPAAPFSSPLVLPAGPNNPVGPIWIHLAKANDPAPLPYGLHGTSIPGYMRRQESIGGFRMTNWNIAYAVRLLPAGTPLTWQ, from the coding sequence ATGGCTGCGAAAAATACCTTGTTCCATGCCACTGCGGTTCGTAGGCTGCTCATTCAGAGTACAGTTCTTCTCCTCGGTTCGGCTCTGTCCCTTTCCGCCCAAACTCCGGCCCAGGCCACCGTGGAGCCTGGCATGGAAATGGCGGTGCAATGGCGCTGGACCCCGGAGCCCTCTGATGCCGCCGCCTGGGGCCTTTCTCTGGACGCACCGCCTGCACCTGAACCCGGCTCACCCGCAGCCGCCGGCGGCTCCGCCAACGCGCGGCCACAGGGTCCTCCTGAAACCACCCTGGAATACCAGGTCGTCAAAGGAGACTCCCTCTACGTCATCGCCCGCCGGTATGGCGTCACCGTGGACCAGCTGAAAGCCTTCAACGGGATGAAGCGGGACCTCATCAACATCGGCCAGACGTTGCGCATCCCCAGTCTGGCCGATATCCAGGCCATGGCCCCGCCGCCGCCGCCCCCGCCCAAAGTGGAGCCAGGCCAGCCAGTGAAAGCCGTGCCGGTGCCTGAGGATGAGCCGGAGGTCAAACCCCTGTTGAAGCGTCCCCTGCCCTCCGCCGCCAGCAGCGTGGCGCGCGTGGTGCTGATGCAGGCCTACCTGGACCGCCAGGGCTTTTCAGCAGGCCCCATTGATGGCACGGACGGCCCGCTTTATGATGCCGCTTTGCGCTCTTATGAGACCGCCAATCCAGGAGTGCTGACCTTTGAGATGGGCCAGGTTCCGGCTGTGCTCACCCAGATGGGCGGAGCCTTCATTGACTATCAGCTAAAACGGGAGGACTTCCGCTGGATCGCCCCGGAACCGGAGGCACCGCCATCTCGGTCCCGCACCCCGGCCCCGGCCGCACCAGCCGTCACCTTGGAAAGCCTGACCGCAGGCACCTTCCTCCCCTATCGCAATGTCTGGGAGTTTGTCGCCGAGCGCTTCCACTGCTCGGAATCATTCCTGCGCCGCATCAACTCCGGACTGAAGTCTCCAGTGTCTGCTGGAGCACTGTTTTTTGTTCCCAATGTCATCCCCTTTGAGATTGAAACGGCCCTGGATGAACCCTTGCAGCCCGCTGCCGATCCGGCCAAACCCGTCACCGCCACCATCGTCAGCAACAACCGGATGGAAATCCGCCGCAGCGGCAAGCTCATCGCCAATCTGCCTATCGCCGTGGCGCGCCCCGGACTGCGCGGACGCGGCACCTGGAAGATTTTGGAAGCCATCCCCCGCCCGCAGATGACCACGCTGGGAGATCCTGCGGCACCTTTCAGCTCACCGCTTGTACTCCCCGCCGGTCCGAACAACCCCGTCGGCCCCATCTGGATTCACCTGGCCAAGGCCAATGATCCCGCCCCCCTGCCCTATGGCCTGCATGGCACCAGCATCCCCGGTTACATGCGCAGACAGGAGAGCATCGGCGGTTTCAGGATGACCAACTGGAACATCGCCTATGCGGTGCGCCTCCTGCCCGCTGGGACCCCTCTGACCTGGCAATAG
- a CDS encoding sialate O-acetylesterase codes for MKRLLAPFLIFSGLPVMADVTLPAFFSDGLVLQQGKAVAIWGTAGEDEDVTINFAGQTKVTQADLDGQWKVTLDPMPASATPAEMTVTGKNSITLKNLLVGEVWVCSGQSNMQWTVAQSANAEQEIAAANFPQIRMFSVERATAMEPAKDVKGTWKEASPANAGQFSAVAYFFGRHLHQVLKVPVGLINTSWGGTRIEAWTSMESLNDRPCAAQLLSDWNGIRNGWNPVAENAKFDVAKAEWQSQVKAVKEANLKLPEAERKPLPPAPRPPDDPNKTPHYPAVLFNAMVAPLIPYTIQGAIWYQGESNQTRAFQYQELLPNMINDWRTRWNDEFSFYIVQLASYGNRLPVTAEPGVPDTWAELQEAQYLTTITLPKTGLAVTNDIGEEKDIHPKNKQEVGRRLALWALARDYGKTSTVPSGPLFKNSTVEGSKIRLQFDHAGSGLKSRDGGPLKHFQIAGEDQKWVWAEAKIEGNELVVSSPDVPAPVGVRYAWAAWPQGANLINAEGLPASPFRTDEFILSTMGVTSPFQEVLKAGAR; via the coding sequence ATGAAGCGTCTCCTTGCCCCCTTTCTCATCTTCAGCGGTCTGCCGGTCATGGCCGATGTCACCCTGCCTGCTTTTTTCAGCGATGGTCTGGTTCTTCAACAAGGCAAAGCCGTGGCCATCTGGGGGACGGCGGGGGAGGATGAAGATGTCACGATCAACTTTGCCGGACAGACCAAAGTCACGCAGGCAGACCTGGACGGCCAATGGAAAGTGACCCTGGACCCCATGCCAGCCAGCGCCACCCCGGCAGAGATGACGGTCACCGGCAAGAACAGCATCACCTTGAAAAACCTCCTGGTGGGTGAGGTGTGGGTCTGCTCGGGCCAGTCAAACATGCAGTGGACGGTGGCCCAGTCTGCCAATGCAGAACAGGAGATCGCAGCGGCAAACTTTCCGCAGATCCGCATGTTCAGCGTCGAGCGGGCAACGGCCATGGAACCGGCGAAGGATGTGAAGGGAACCTGGAAGGAAGCAAGCCCGGCCAATGCGGGCCAGTTTTCCGCTGTGGCCTACTTCTTCGGCCGTCACCTGCACCAGGTGCTGAAGGTGCCCGTCGGTCTCATCAACACCTCCTGGGGGGGCACCCGCATCGAGGCCTGGACCAGCATGGAATCGCTGAATGACCGCCCTTGCGCCGCGCAACTGCTCAGTGACTGGAACGGTATCCGCAACGGCTGGAATCCGGTGGCCGAGAATGCGAAATTTGATGTCGCCAAGGCAGAGTGGCAGTCTCAGGTGAAAGCCGTCAAGGAGGCCAATCTCAAGCTGCCAGAGGCAGAAAGGAAGCCTCTGCCACCGGCTCCCCGTCCGCCGGATGATCCCAATAAAACCCCGCATTATCCGGCCGTCCTTTTCAATGCCATGGTCGCTCCGCTCATCCCCTACACGATTCAGGGAGCCATCTGGTATCAGGGGGAGTCCAACCAGACCCGCGCTTTTCAATACCAGGAGCTGCTGCCCAACATGATCAACGACTGGCGCACGCGCTGGAATGACGAGTTCAGCTTTTACATTGTGCAGCTCGCCAGCTACGGCAACCGCCTGCCGGTGACCGCTGAACCTGGCGTGCCTGATACCTGGGCAGAGCTCCAGGAGGCCCAATACCTGACCACCATCACCCTGCCCAAAACCGGTCTGGCGGTCACCAATGACATCGGCGAAGAGAAGGACATCCATCCCAAGAACAAACAGGAGGTGGGGCGTCGTCTCGCCCTCTGGGCTCTGGCCCGTGACTATGGAAAAACGAGCACGGTGCCCAGCGGGCCGCTCTTCAAAAACAGCACGGTTGAAGGCAGCAAAATTCGCCTCCAGTTTGACCATGCCGGAAGCGGGCTGAAAAGCCGTGACGGCGGGCCGCTGAAGCATTTCCAGATCGCCGGGGAGGATCAAAAATGGGTTTGGGCAGAGGCCAAAATCGAAGGCAATGAGCTCGTTGTTTCCAGCCCTGACGTTCCCGCGCCTGTCGGAGTGAGATATGCTTGGGCAGCCTGGCCGCAAGGTGCCAACCTCATCAACGCTGAAGGCCTGCCAGCCAGTCCTTTCCGTACGGATGAATTCATTCTCAGCACCATGGGAGTGACCTCCCCCTTCCAGGAAGTCCTAAAGGCAGGTGCCCGCTGA
- a CDS encoding substrate-binding domain-containing protein, giving the protein MKNRRRIWLMGLFLCLGMMTACKRAARPEVVEDSSVVVFLSAHGDRMYENGQRLLFARLMTQDPRFRLQTLDAGSQVETQVSQMKAALQEKPLAILIDALDARSLKTLVSDALSAGVLVIGLGEGSADLDCSTVLVADQRKLGELAGQLAVRALLLKNQEEGRNEAAGRVIEIRGDDESVQCQQRHEGFEAALAEAPGVILVHDAPGGWSLAGGRDRALDALRLQQSYDIVYAHNDVMAFGASLALAQKEVRNEVMVIGTDGFRGTEGGMTLVGDGEIDATLYQPLLVDFAWVLLRKKLEDRTFRPKPRYDMPLRTIQPKDLDEIRLNGLPPHPEL; this is encoded by the coding sequence ATGAAGAACCGCCGTCGCATCTGGTTAATGGGTTTGTTTTTGTGCCTGGGCATGATGACAGCCTGCAAGCGTGCGGCCCGGCCTGAGGTGGTGGAAGATTCCTCCGTCGTTGTCTTTCTTTCAGCCCATGGCGACCGCATGTACGAAAACGGTCAGCGACTTTTGTTCGCCCGTTTGATGACTCAGGATCCGCGGTTCCGGCTCCAGACGCTGGATGCCGGCAGCCAGGTGGAAACGCAGGTTTCACAGATGAAAGCCGCCCTCCAGGAGAAACCCCTGGCGATCTTGATTGATGCCCTGGATGCCAGGTCCCTGAAGACTTTGGTAAGCGATGCCCTGTCAGCGGGTGTGCTGGTGATCGGCCTGGGGGAAGGCTCGGCAGACCTGGACTGCAGCACCGTACTGGTCGCGGACCAAAGGAAGCTCGGTGAACTGGCGGGTCAGCTGGCCGTGAGGGCGCTGCTTTTAAAGAACCAGGAAGAAGGGCGCAATGAGGCTGCCGGACGGGTGATCGAGATCCGTGGAGATGATGAAAGTGTGCAGTGCCAGCAGCGGCATGAAGGTTTTGAAGCTGCGCTGGCTGAAGCTCCCGGTGTCATTTTGGTCCATGATGCGCCAGGCGGCTGGAGCCTTGCCGGGGGCAGGGACCGCGCCCTGGATGCCCTGCGCCTGCAGCAGTCCTATGACATTGTGTACGCCCACAATGATGTGATGGCCTTCGGGGCCTCCCTGGCCCTGGCTCAAAAGGAGGTGCGCAATGAGGTCATGGTCATCGGCACCGACGGATTCCGCGGTACGGAAGGCGGCATGACCCTGGTCGGTGATGGGGAGATTGATGCCACGCTTTACCAGCCGCTGCTGGTGGACTTCGCCTGGGTGCTGCTGCGCAAAAAACTTGAAGACCGGACCTTCCGTCCCAAACCCAGGTACGACATGCCGCTGCGCACGATACAGCCCAAAGATCTGGATGAAATCCGTCTTAACGGGCTGCCTCCGCATCCGGAGCTGTAA
- a CDS encoding LptF/LptG family permease has translation MVVRIFDRYLGKQVLAATLMGVLLLSGVMVLGNVYKKLDELLGDTQLPMGFILEFIALIIPFSLIFTIPWAFLTGILLVFGRLSADNELVSLRMTGWSMSRICAAVFVLAFALSSVCYWVNVSVSPMAKDRIKRMFFEVAMDNPAALFQEGRVLDKVPGFRIYTGKRDGNELQNVEIVEIEGRLAQRVIHARKATLEMQPGELDFIMHLEGAEIESMTYNEDKSVNKVEFVNAATTAIVFPLSRLKADSVKVNASMKSTAMLWDEVGSRIDGVTEKAMDDKDHSRSLTELSKRYSFSLACITFALVGIPLGVTAQRRETSSGFALSLITATVYLVFIILADTLNSQPSAFPHLIMWLPNVLFLGIGGFLFYRLSRR, from the coding sequence ATGGTGGTGCGTATTTTTGACCGATATCTGGGCAAGCAAGTCCTTGCAGCGACGCTGATGGGCGTGCTGCTCCTCAGCGGGGTCATGGTGCTGGGGAATGTCTATAAAAAGCTGGATGAGCTGCTGGGCGACACCCAGTTGCCGATGGGTTTCATCCTGGAGTTCATAGCGCTGATCATTCCGTTTTCGCTCATCTTCACCATTCCCTGGGCTTTTTTGACAGGCATCCTGCTGGTGTTTGGCCGTCTTTCGGCTGACAACGAACTGGTCTCACTGCGCATGACCGGCTGGTCCATGTCGCGCATCTGCGCAGCCGTTTTTGTCCTGGCCTTTGCCCTCTCCAGTGTGTGCTACTGGGTGAATGTGTCCGTCTCGCCCATGGCCAAGGACCGCATCAAGCGCATGTTCTTCGAAGTGGCCATGGACAATCCGGCCGCACTTTTTCAGGAGGGCCGGGTGCTGGACAAGGTGCCAGGATTCCGCATCTACACGGGCAAGCGCGACGGCAATGAGCTGCAGAATGTGGAGATCGTCGAGATCGAAGGCCGGCTGGCCCAGCGTGTCATTCATGCGCGGAAGGCCACGCTGGAAATGCAGCCTGGTGAGCTGGATTTCATCATGCACCTGGAGGGGGCGGAGATCGAGAGCATGACCTACAACGAAGATAAATCCGTGAACAAGGTGGAGTTCGTCAATGCCGCCACCACGGCCATCGTCTTTCCGCTCTCGCGTCTGAAAGCGGACAGCGTGAAAGTGAACGCCAGCATGAAATCCACCGCCATGCTCTGGGATGAGGTAGGCAGCCGCATAGACGGAGTCACGGAAAAAGCCATGGATGACAAAGACCACAGCCGCTCCCTCACCGAGCTGAGCAAGCGCTACAGCTTCTCCCTGGCCTGCATCACCTTTGCCCTTGTGGGCATCCCTCTGGGAGTGACCGCGCAAAGAAGGGAAACTTCCAGCGGCTTTGCCCTCAGTCTGATCACCGCCACCGTTTATCTTGTTTTCATCATCCTCGCGGATACGCTCAACAGCCAGCCTTCGGCCTTTCCGCACCTCATCATGTGGCTGCCCAATGTGCTTTTTCTGGGCATTGGAGGCTTCCTTTTTTACCGGCTCAGCCGCCGTTGA